A part of Deinococcus metalli genomic DNA contains:
- a CDS encoding MerR family transcriptional regulator produces the protein MYRIGEFSIIAQVSGRLLRYYDQLGLFSPEQTDPQTGYRAYSATQLPRLNRILAARELGFSLEQIARLLDQNLSTDELRGMLTLRKAQIERAALAEAERLRVVESRLRQIEDEGTPFVPDVVLKSVPAQPFLSLREVFPAISAVRPLIQAMHAAVPRMVGRSVLGHVALVIHSPAFEPEALDFEVGYLLAGPAQDAVQLEGGRVLTVSTLPAIETAATLVHLGPSSDTHRSYGQLAGWLETQGWQVLGPGRQIMMQLPLDSPDAEAVVELHLPVQRPAQGT, from the coding sequence ATGTATAGAATCGGTGAGTTTTCGATCATCGCGCAGGTTTCGGGGCGGTTGCTGCGCTACTACGATCAACTTGGGCTCTTCAGTCCGGAGCAGACTGATCCGCAGACCGGCTACCGCGCCTACAGCGCCACGCAGTTGCCACGGCTCAACCGCATTCTGGCCGCACGGGAGCTCGGCTTCAGCCTGGAGCAGATCGCCCGCCTGCTCGACCAGAACCTCTCCACCGATGAACTTCGCGGCATGCTCACCCTGCGCAAGGCGCAGATCGAGCGCGCCGCGCTGGCGGAAGCGGAGCGGCTGCGGGTCGTGGAATCACGCCTCCGCCAGATCGAGGACGAGGGCACACCATTCGTTCCGGACGTCGTGCTCAAGTCGGTGCCTGCTCAGCCGTTCCTGTCGCTGCGGGAGGTGTTTCCGGCCATCAGTGCCGTGAGACCGCTGATCCAGGCCATGCACGCGGCCGTTCCACGAATGGTGGGACGCAGCGTCCTCGGGCACGTGGCCCTGGTCATTCACTCCCCGGCCTTCGAGCCGGAGGCCCTCGACTTCGAAGTGGGCTACCTGCTGGCCGGGCCGGCACAGGACGCCGTGCAGCTTGAAGGGGGGCGTGTCCTGACGGTGAGCACGCTGCCGGCCATTGAGACGGCCGCAACGCTCGTGCATCTGGGGCCAAGCAGCGACACGCACCGCAGCTACGGCCAGTTGGCCGGGTGGCTGGAGACGCAAGGCTGGCAGGTGTTGGGGCCGGGGCGGCAGATCATGATGCAGCTGCCCCTGGACAGTCCGGACGCCGAGGCCGTGGTGGAATTGCATCTTCCTGTGCAGCGGCCTGCTCAAGGCACTTGA
- a CDS encoding NmrA family NAD(P)-binding protein yields MNTPRILVLTAAGKTGLPVALQLLNEGFPVTAFVRREDARSARLQALGARIVVGSLTDIHDLRRAMPGVQRAYFCTPMEPGALRAAAAFATVAAEHHLESVVAMSQWLASPHHRSLHTRETWLGDQLLARLPGTAVTTLNPGFFADNDMAGLPFAAQYGLLMLPYGAGRNAPPSNEDMARVAAEILARPAGHAEQTYRPTGPALLSPQDIAGILARVLGHRVAYVDVPFPIFARVARGVGLSDFVIAQYEQYVQDYQRDAFALGAPTDVVQRITGRAPEDFETIARRYVASVPEGTRRPATQLRLLGKLTAWMLRPAPRTRPHLALGDVLDPDRLGLSAHSPDWQRSHTSATALLASGAAD; encoded by the coding sequence ATGAACACACCCCGCATTCTCGTCCTGACGGCCGCTGGCAAGACCGGCCTGCCCGTCGCCCTGCAGCTCCTCAACGAGGGCTTTCCCGTAACGGCGTTCGTTCGCCGCGAAGACGCCCGCAGTGCGCGCCTCCAGGCGCTGGGCGCGAGGATCGTCGTCGGTTCGCTCACCGACATCCACGACCTGCGCCGGGCCATGCCGGGCGTGCAGCGCGCCTACTTCTGCACGCCGATGGAGCCGGGGGCGCTGCGCGCGGCGGCCGCCTTCGCCACGGTGGCGGCCGAGCACCACCTGGAGAGCGTGGTCGCCATGAGCCAGTGGCTGGCCAGTCCGCACCACCGGTCGCTCCACACCCGCGAGACGTGGCTGGGCGATCAGCTCCTCGCGCGGCTGCCGGGCACGGCGGTCACCACCCTGAACCCCGGCTTCTTCGCCGACAACGACATGGCCGGTCTGCCCTTCGCGGCGCAGTACGGCCTGCTCATGCTGCCCTACGGCGCCGGCCGGAACGCGCCCCCATCCAACGAGGACATGGCGCGCGTTGCCGCCGAGATTCTGGCCCGGCCCGCGGGGCACGCGGAACAGACGTACCGCCCCACCGGCCCGGCCCTGCTGTCGCCGCAGGACATCGCGGGAATCCTGGCCAGGGTGCTGGGGCACCGGGTCGCCTACGTCGACGTGCCGTTTCCTATCTTTGCGAGGGTGGCCCGTGGTGTGGGCCTCTCGGATTTCGTGATTGCCCAGTACGAGCAGTACGTTCAGGACTACCAGCGAGACGCCTTCGCGCTCGGTGCTCCTACCGATGTGGTACAGCGCATCACCGGCCGGGCGCCCGAGGACTTCGAGACCATCGCCCGGCGCTACGTTGCCTCGGTTCCGGAGGGCACCCGCCGCCCCGCCACCCAGCTCCGGTTGCTGGGGAAGCTGACCGCGTGGATGCTGCGTCCGGCGCCACGGACGCGGCCCCACCTGGCGCTGGGTGACGTCCTCGATCCGGATCGATTGGGCCTGAGCGCACATTCACCCGACTGGCAGCGCAGCCATACGTCTGCGACGGCCCTGCTGGCGAGTGGGGCGGCGGACTGA
- a CDS encoding carbonic anhydrase, which translates to MNVTEQLLARNAAFATGDFDPGLSIMPTLKTMIVSCADPRVDPAHLLGLQPGETAVLRNVGGRITPQLMEELSLLQSVARNHGATPGGRFDLIVLHHTDCGIKSLEAHPDRLAAYLGTLPDELPTKAVGDPRAAVAVDVAALRADPRVPRDWVVSGLVYDVHTGRVEVVMPPVIRTA; encoded by the coding sequence ATGAACGTGACAGAGCAGTTGTTGGCCCGCAACGCGGCGTTTGCCACTGGAGACTTTGACCCCGGGCTGTCCATCATGCCCACCCTGAAGACAATGATCGTCAGCTGCGCGGATCCGCGGGTCGATCCTGCCCACCTGCTGGGACTGCAGCCCGGCGAGACGGCAGTATTGCGAAACGTGGGCGGAAGGATCACCCCACAGCTCATGGAAGAACTGTCGCTGCTCCAGTCGGTGGCCAGGAACCATGGAGCCACGCCCGGAGGCCGCTTCGACCTCATCGTCCTGCATCACACGGACTGCGGCATCAAATCTCTTGAGGCGCATCCCGATCGTCTGGCCGCCTACCTCGGCACGCTGCCGGACGAGCTGCCCACCAAGGCCGTGGGTGATCCGCGGGCGGCGGTGGCGGTGGATGTCGCGGCGCTGCGGGCCGATCCCCGTGTGCCCCGCGACTGGGTGGTGTCGGGTCTGGTCTATGACGTCCACACCGGTCGGGTCGAGGTGGTCATGCCGCCGGTCATCCGGACGGCATGA